A genomic region of Streptomyces sp. NBC_00247 contains the following coding sequences:
- a CDS encoding guanylate kinase produces MIKLKHGSGRSAGYRFVTAEELESLRRVGRIVVETRRYGNVYAVDRKSLDEARQRGAIPVTHIGNLADMRRLLAETPSVSWLRVLLWVPRSECEKRSLERGDLDTAERLAAWDQTSADVLDSDVKDLFDMVIRTDRTDPTTAAKEISGERVRTRDALRRDELEAALALPRGDGAS; encoded by the coding sequence TTGATCAAGCTCAAGCATGGATCCGGTCGCTCGGCCGGATATCGCTTCGTGACTGCGGAGGAACTGGAGTCTCTGCGCAGGGTGGGCCGGATCGTGGTGGAGACCCGTCGCTACGGAAACGTCTACGCGGTTGACCGAAAGTCGTTGGACGAGGCGCGGCAGCGCGGGGCGATCCCGGTCACCCATATTGGCAACCTCGCGGACATGCGGCGGTTGCTGGCCGAAACTCCCTCCGTTTCCTGGTTACGTGTCCTTCTCTGGGTTCCTCGGAGTGAGTGCGAGAAGCGCTCCCTGGAACGTGGTGACCTGGACACGGCGGAGCGACTTGCTGCGTGGGACCAGACTTCGGCGGATGTGCTCGATTCCGACGTGAAGGATCTGTTCGACATGGTGATCCGGACGGACCGTACGGACCCCACGACCGCAGCCAAAGAGATCAGTGGCGAACGCGTCCGTACGCGAGACGCGTTGCGGCGGGACGAGCTGGAGGCTGCTCTGGCGCTTCCTCGGGGGGACGGCGCTTCCTGA
- a CDS encoding AAA family ATPase, which translates to MTTGLATDPTTLILVAGYAGSGKSEAGKLLAAATGWAMLDKDTISRPMTERLLTALGGDPDDRHSSSYLEQVRPLEYECLMKTVWENLECGTSVVAVAPFLAESVDRQWTSRVARRCRRSGNRFATVWVDSDLESMRDRLISRNASRDTWKLTHWPTYTGGIDLELRPVIPHHLIDNRIGAARPLAEQVEGVAQLLLGSS; encoded by the coding sequence ATGACCACTGGGTTGGCGACCGATCCGACCACCTTGATTCTCGTCGCCGGATATGCCGGGTCAGGGAAGTCCGAAGCGGGCAAACTGCTCGCCGCGGCAACAGGTTGGGCCATGCTCGACAAGGACACGATCAGCCGCCCGATGACCGAACGTCTACTGACCGCGTTGGGCGGCGATCCCGATGACCGGCACAGCTCTTCCTACCTGGAGCAGGTCAGACCTCTCGAGTACGAGTGCCTGATGAAGACCGTGTGGGAGAACCTTGAGTGCGGCACGTCTGTCGTTGCCGTGGCTCCGTTCCTCGCCGAGAGCGTCGACCGGCAGTGGACGTCCAGAGTCGCGCGACGTTGCAGAAGGTCAGGGAATCGCTTCGCGACTGTGTGGGTGGACAGTGACCTCGAATCCATGCGCGACCGATTGATCTCCAGGAACGCTTCCCGCGACACGTGGAAACTGACGCACTGGCCCACCTATACCGGTGGGATCGATCTCGAACTCCGGCCGGTGATCCCTCACCACCTGATCGACAACCGGATCGGGGCGGCGCGTCCGCTGGCTGAACAGGTCGAAGGCGTGGCGCAGTTGCTCTTGGGCAGCTCATGA
- a CDS encoding ATP-grasp domain-containing protein produces the protein MVSPVRVWLNRTYAENVFFMDQLRRNPHGRPVEIHATHADPDSPVLAAADTCAPEPENLSPAAYVEYALDQCARRGTDVFVPVLHQAALAAHREDFAALGTALLAPPAEAIGLFANKALAYETVGRVGVPVPPWWRVRDEAQLLAAVDAIEAQGGKACFKPTGGEGGVGFRIITRAPFSMLHLTGFPSPYVPLELVTRALRRTERSVDWLVMPRLDEPEVSVDCLTGPDGAVRLAVGRTKNGRRRGFTLDPAWIDPARLIARSFGLHWLTNIQFRLHAGEPVLMDVNTRPAGGLHQLSECGLNVPWAAVRLALGDDPGELSPDFLGSDYAVVPGPRALRPAVPRQRTPSAPLTPLLTAGPGPGPGPVPGPVAGLESALPVGGVPQTAELP, from the coding sequence ATGGTCTCTCCCGTACGCGTCTGGCTCAACCGCACGTACGCGGAGAACGTCTTCTTCATGGATCAGCTGCGGCGCAATCCGCACGGCCGTCCTGTCGAGATCCACGCCACGCACGCCGACCCGGACTCCCCGGTACTCGCGGCCGCCGACACCTGCGCTCCGGAGCCGGAGAACCTGTCGCCCGCCGCGTACGTCGAGTACGCGCTCGACCAGTGCGCGCGGCGCGGCACCGACGTGTTCGTACCCGTCCTCCACCAGGCGGCTCTGGCCGCGCACCGCGAGGACTTCGCGGCCCTCGGGACGGCGTTGCTCGCGCCGCCCGCCGAGGCGATAGGCCTCTTCGCGAACAAGGCACTGGCCTACGAGACCGTGGGGCGGGTCGGCGTTCCGGTGCCACCGTGGTGGCGGGTGCGCGACGAGGCACAACTTCTGGCCGCGGTCGACGCCATCGAGGCGCAGGGCGGCAAGGCGTGCTTCAAGCCGACCGGCGGCGAGGGCGGCGTCGGCTTCCGGATCATCACCCGGGCGCCGTTCTCCATGCTGCACCTGACCGGATTCCCGAGCCCGTACGTGCCGTTGGAGCTGGTGACGAGGGCGCTGCGGCGCACCGAGCGGTCCGTCGACTGGCTCGTGATGCCGCGTCTGGACGAGCCGGAGGTCTCCGTCGACTGCCTCACCGGCCCCGACGGAGCGGTCCGGCTGGCGGTGGGCCGTACGAAGAACGGCCGGCGGCGCGGCTTCACGCTCGACCCCGCGTGGATCGATCCTGCCCGCCTGATCGCCCGGTCCTTCGGCCTGCACTGGCTGACGAACATCCAGTTCCGCCTGCACGCGGGCGAGCCCGTCCTGATGGACGTCAACACCCGCCCCGCCGGTGGCCTGCACCAGCTCTCCGAGTGCGGCCTCAACGTGCCGTGGGCGGCCGTACGCCTCGCACTCGGCGACGATCCCGGCGAGCTGAGCCCGGACTTCCTGGGCTCCGACTACGCGGTGGTCCCGGGACCGCGCGCACTGCGCCCGGCGGTCCCGCGGCAGCGGACGCCGTCGGCCCCGCTCACGCCTCTCCTCACCGCCGGCCCCGGCCCTGGCCCCGGCCCTGTTCCCGGCCCCGTAGCAGGCCTGGAGTCCGCCCTGCCGGTGGGAGGCGTACCGCAGACGGCCGAACTGCCCTGA
- a CDS encoding SpoIIE family protein phosphatase, translated as MNASLDDTTVLNALFADSPQGLFVFDSDHTVMRYNPSGLGVRDLPAEEVIGHRVHDFAPGFDADATVALIDEVLRTGEPVRRHQIRGRAPSAPYNNQILQVSLFPLDGPAGEPRRVVGVVEDVTEHQAAADRLAVLSGVHAALGPVLEARPLADGLVGALVPAFADAASVDLLDEAGGPGAGLADVPPRDAPLRRVSFAPADTITSRKDGESRPFPFATPYSQALGDARARLVPVSRDAAWLRASPEGLAPLVEAGVHSMIVAPLVVRETVLGLLTLYRYRPDPFEEADLDVARQAASAASAHLDNAYRYHRERTIATALHRRLQPDAVPALTAVETAHVYLPETAGGDWFDVIPLSGTRVALIVGDVNGHGIEAAATMGQLRIAVRTLALQDLEPDELLTHLDEVCAQLPGSAASSGEAAVATCAITVYDPVSRRCTMIRAGHPAPLVIDPDGTRRTIDVPEGPPLGAGGGRAYFAAETELLPGSLLAHFTNGLLDVGGHDRAEAACRLADVLASTTQPLAELCDTAVYRMAPSHDDDAVLLLARTRAFPPDQVADWTLPADASVVATARRLVDRQLAAWELEDAAHSAELVVSELVTNAILYGTGPVRLRLVHDRGRLLSEVTDANSASPHLRHARASDEGGRGLYIVMRLSTRWGVRHGRRNKTIWCEQRLDAPSSGTTAPEVALDLEAVPEL; from the coding sequence GTGAATGCTTCCCTCGACGACACCACGGTGCTGAACGCGCTGTTCGCCGACTCGCCACAGGGCTTGTTCGTCTTCGACAGCGACCACACGGTCATGCGGTACAACCCTTCCGGCCTGGGGGTACGGGATCTCCCCGCCGAGGAGGTGATCGGGCACCGGGTGCACGACTTCGCCCCCGGATTCGACGCCGACGCCACGGTCGCCCTGATCGACGAGGTACTCAGGACCGGCGAACCGGTGCGGCGGCACCAGATACGGGGACGGGCGCCGTCCGCCCCCTACAACAACCAGATCCTGCAGGTCTCCCTCTTCCCCCTCGACGGACCCGCCGGTGAACCAAGACGTGTGGTGGGCGTGGTCGAGGACGTGACCGAGCACCAGGCCGCGGCGGACAGGCTGGCCGTCCTCAGCGGCGTGCACGCGGCTCTCGGTCCGGTGCTGGAGGCACGGCCCCTCGCCGACGGACTCGTGGGGGCCCTCGTGCCGGCGTTCGCCGACGCCGCGAGCGTCGACCTGCTGGACGAGGCCGGGGGGCCGGGCGCGGGGCTCGCCGACGTCCCGCCGCGGGACGCCCCTCTGCGCCGTGTGTCCTTCGCACCGGCGGACACCATCACGAGCAGGAAGGACGGCGAGAGTCGCCCGTTCCCGTTCGCCACCCCGTACTCGCAGGCCTTGGGGGACGCGCGGGCGCGTCTGGTCCCCGTCTCGCGCGACGCCGCGTGGCTGAGGGCCTCTCCCGAAGGCCTCGCTCCCCTGGTCGAGGCGGGCGTGCACTCCATGATCGTCGCCCCGCTCGTGGTCCGGGAGACCGTCCTGGGGCTGCTGACCCTCTACCGGTACAGGCCGGACCCCTTCGAGGAGGCGGACCTGGACGTGGCGCGCCAGGCGGCCTCCGCCGCCTCCGCGCACCTGGACAACGCGTACAGGTACCACCGCGAAAGGACGATCGCGACGGCCCTGCACCGCAGGCTCCAGCCGGACGCGGTCCCCGCTCTCACCGCCGTGGAGACCGCCCACGTGTACCTGCCCGAGACCGCCGGGGGCGACTGGTTCGACGTCATTCCCCTGTCGGGCACCCGAGTCGCCCTGATCGTCGGCGACGTCAACGGCCACGGCATCGAGGCGGCCGCGACCATGGGCCAGCTGAGGATCGCCGTGCGCACCCTCGCCCTCCAGGACCTGGAGCCGGACGAACTGCTCACCCATCTGGACGAGGTCTGCGCCCAACTCCCGGGCAGCGCCGCATCGAGCGGAGAGGCCGCGGTGGCCACCTGCGCGATCACCGTCTACGACCCGGTCTCCCGGCGCTGCACCATGATCCGTGCCGGACATCCGGCACCGCTGGTCATCGACCCGGACGGTACACGCCGCACGATCGACGTCCCTGAGGGTCCACCGCTGGGAGCGGGCGGCGGACGCGCCTACTTCGCAGCCGAGACCGAGCTTCTCCCGGGCAGCCTGCTCGCCCACTTCACCAACGGTCTTCTCGACGTCGGCGGCCATGACCGCGCCGAAGCCGCGTGCCGGCTCGCGGACGTGCTCGCTTCCACCACCCAGCCCCTTGCCGAACTGTGCGACACCGCCGTCTACCGGATGGCGCCGTCCCACGACGACGACGCGGTCCTCCTGCTCGCCCGCACCCGGGCCTTCCCGCCGGACCAGGTGGCGGACTGGACCCTGCCCGCCGACGCCTCCGTGGTGGCGACCGCCCGCAGGCTCGTCGACCGCCAGCTCGCCGCCTGGGAACTCGAGGACGCCGCCCACTCCGCCGAACTCGTCGTCAGCGAGCTGGTCACCAACGCGATCCTCTACGGCACCGGCCCGGTCCGGCTGCGCCTCGTCCACGACCGTGGACGGCTGCTGTCCGAGGTCACCGACGCCAACAGCGCCAGCCCTCACCTCCGCCACGCCCGGGCGAGCGACGAGGGGGGTCGCGGGCTCTACATCGTGATGCGCCTCAGCACGCGCTGGGGCGTCCGCCACGGGCGCCGGAACAAGACCATCTGGTGCGAGCAGCGGCTCGACGCACCGTCCTCCGGGACGACGGCCCCGGAGGTGGCGCTCGATCTGGAAGCCGTACCGGAGCTGTGA
- a CDS encoding DUF2254 domain-containing protein, which yields MNVRYHLRPFALSDLREHLRDTFWFAPAAGLLGAFLLWWGVSTLDSAIVTHLRVDKAYRELGDLASFANDARTVVTTVSAAMMTFIGVVFSISLVAVQMASGQLTPRIVRIFVRSRITKLTLTVFLATFVFSLLVLTSYESETEVPRLTSVPVLQSLLTLAMVALSLLLFITYVSSTLRLLQVGPVVDRIARDSLRALERQPREEDREGAAGTPGGPPPLPPETGRVRYGGRAGVLRDVDAARLVRVARRRGVVLRLLPRMGDFLVPGMPVLAVHGGGTGPGSVPGDAVSVGVERTLRRDASFGLRQLTDIALHALSAAVNDPTTAVQCLDRTVQFLAALADRPLGTVRHRDHRGAVRLVVETPDWDDLVDLAFEEVRRCVPGAGPQVTRRLLAGLDDLLTAVPATRAAALLRHRALLVLAVERTSPEHAERTFGLIPDRKGIG from the coding sequence ATGAACGTCCGGTACCACCTGCGCCCTTTCGCCCTCTCGGACCTGCGCGAGCATCTGCGGGACACCTTCTGGTTCGCTCCGGCCGCGGGGCTCCTGGGCGCTTTCCTCCTCTGGTGGGGGGTCTCGACGCTGGATTCGGCGATCGTCACGCATCTGCGGGTCGACAAGGCCTACCGGGAACTGGGCGATCTGGCTTCCTTCGCCAACGACGCGCGTACGGTCGTCACCACGGTCAGCGCGGCGATGATGACCTTCATCGGCGTCGTCTTCAGCATCTCGCTGGTGGCCGTGCAGATGGCGAGCGGGCAGCTCACGCCCCGCATCGTCCGGATCTTCGTGCGGAGCCGGATCACCAAGCTCACCCTGACGGTGTTCCTGGCGACCTTCGTGTTCTCGCTCCTGGTCCTGACCTCGTACGAGAGCGAGACGGAGGTCCCGCGTCTGACCTCCGTGCCGGTGCTGCAGAGCCTGCTGACCCTGGCCATGGTCGCCCTGAGCCTGCTGCTCTTCATCACGTACGTGTCGTCCACGCTGCGGCTGCTCCAGGTGGGCCCGGTCGTCGACCGGATCGCCCGTGACTCGCTGCGCGCGCTGGAACGGCAGCCGCGCGAGGAGGACCGGGAGGGGGCCGCCGGCACTCCTGGCGGCCCGCCGCCGCTGCCGCCGGAGACCGGGAGGGTGCGGTACGGGGGCCGGGCGGGGGTGCTGCGGGACGTGGACGCGGCGAGGCTCGTGCGGGTGGCACGGCGGCGCGGGGTGGTTCTGCGACTGCTCCCCCGCATGGGGGACTTCCTGGTGCCCGGCATGCCCGTACTGGCGGTGCACGGCGGCGGAACCGGCCCCGGGTCCGTACCCGGTGACGCCGTGTCCGTGGGTGTCGAGCGCACGCTGCGCCGCGATGCGTCGTTCGGCCTGCGGCAGCTCACGGACATCGCGCTGCACGCCCTGTCCGCCGCCGTGAACGACCCGACCACCGCGGTGCAGTGTCTGGACCGGACCGTGCAGTTCCTGGCGGCCCTGGCGGACCGGCCGCTCGGTACGGTGCGCCACCGCGACCACCGGGGCGCGGTCCGGCTCGTGGTGGAGACGCCGGACTGGGACGACCTGGTGGATCTGGCGTTCGAGGAGGTCAGGCGGTGCGTTCCCGGGGCGGGACCGCAGGTCACCAGGCGGCTGCTGGCCGGCCTGGACGACCTGTTGACGGCCGTACCGGCCACGCGCGCGGCGGCCTTGCTCAGGCACCGCGCGCTCCTGGTCCTGGCGGTGGAGCGGACGTCACCGGAGCACGCCGAGCGGACGTTCGGGCTGATCCCGGACCGGAAGGGAATCGGCTGA
- a CDS encoding GntR family transcriptional regulator, whose protein sequence is MLFAGLPQGAVPKLERPGPLRERVYEALLELITIRALRPGQHLVESELAGQLGVSRQPVREALQRLNTEGWVDLRPAQGAFVHEPTEEEADQLLSVRTLLEAEAGRLAAAHADADGVAALEELCDRGEAAVAEDDVDLAVALNAEFHAKVMELAKNVVLSALAAQVGRRVRWYYTPVARRRGKQSWTEHRELIAAIATHDEQRATEIMRAHTEHTRRTYHEREKG, encoded by the coding sequence ATGTTGTTTGCAGGACTGCCGCAGGGGGCCGTGCCGAAACTGGAACGACCGGGCCCGTTGCGCGAACGCGTGTACGAGGCGCTGCTCGAACTCATCACCATCCGCGCCCTCCGGCCCGGTCAGCACCTGGTGGAGAGCGAACTGGCCGGCCAGCTCGGCGTGTCCCGGCAGCCGGTGCGCGAGGCGCTCCAGCGGCTCAACACCGAGGGATGGGTCGACCTGCGCCCCGCCCAGGGCGCTTTCGTGCACGAGCCGACCGAGGAGGAGGCCGACCAGCTGCTCTCGGTCCGCACCCTGCTGGAGGCCGAGGCCGGGCGGCTGGCCGCCGCCCACGCGGACGCGGACGGTGTGGCGGCGCTGGAGGAGCTCTGCGACCGGGGCGAAGCGGCGGTCGCAGAGGACGACGTCGATCTCGCGGTCGCGCTGAACGCGGAGTTCCACGCCAAGGTCATGGAGCTGGCCAAGAACGTGGTGCTGTCGGCCCTCGCCGCCCAGGTCGGGCGCCGGGTCCGCTGGTACTACACACCGGTGGCCCGACGGCGGGGGAAGCAGTCCTGGACCGAGCACCGTGAGCTGATCGCCGCCATCGCGACCCACGACGAGCAGCGAGCCACGGAGATCATGCGGGCGCACACCGAGCACACCCGCCGGACGTACCACGAGCGCGAGAAGGGCTGA
- a CDS encoding beta-ketoacyl-ACP synthase III, whose amino-acid sequence MTGSRVVALGHYQPAKVLTNDDLAAMVDTSDEWITSRVGIRTRHVGGPDEPVDELAAHAAAKALATAGLQASEIDLVLVATSTAIDRSPSMSARVAARLGMGSPAVMDINVVCSGFTHALATADHAIRAGAATRALVVGADKMGDIADWTDRSTCVLVGDGAGAAVVVAEPEGTGTPGIGPVLWGSVPEMGNAVRIEGTPPRFAQEGQSVYRWATTQLPPIARSVCEKAGIAPEDLAAVVLHQANLRIIEPVARKIGAVNAVIARDVVDSGNTSAASIPMALSKLVERGEIESGAPVLLFGFGGNLSYAGQVIRCP is encoded by the coding sequence ATGACCGGCTCACGTGTCGTGGCGCTCGGCCACTACCAGCCCGCGAAGGTGCTGACCAACGACGATCTTGCCGCCATGGTCGACACCAGCGACGAGTGGATCACCAGCCGCGTCGGCATCAGAACCCGTCATGTGGGGGGCCCGGACGAACCGGTGGACGAGCTGGCCGCGCACGCCGCCGCCAAGGCGCTCGCGACGGCGGGACTCCAGGCCTCCGAGATCGACCTCGTCCTCGTCGCGACCTCCACGGCCATCGACCGCTCGCCCAGCATGTCGGCGCGGGTCGCCGCACGGCTGGGCATGGGCTCCCCCGCGGTGATGGACATCAACGTGGTCTGCTCGGGCTTCACCCACGCACTGGCCACCGCCGACCACGCGATCCGCGCCGGCGCGGCCACCCGCGCGCTGGTCGTCGGCGCCGACAAGATGGGCGACATCGCCGACTGGACCGACCGCAGCACCTGCGTCCTGGTCGGCGACGGGGCGGGGGCCGCCGTGGTCGTGGCGGAGCCGGAGGGCACCGGCACTCCGGGTATCGGTCCGGTGCTGTGGGGCTCGGTGCCGGAGATGGGCAACGCCGTGCGGATCGAGGGAACGCCGCCACGCTTCGCCCAGGAGGGCCAGTCCGTCTACCGCTGGGCCACCACACAGCTGCCGCCCATCGCCCGCAGCGTGTGCGAGAAGGCGGGGATCGCCCCCGAGGACCTGGCAGCGGTCGTGCTGCACCAGGCGAACCTCAGGATCATCGAGCCGGTGGCCCGCAAGATCGGCGCGGTCAACGCGGTCATCGCCCGGGACGTGGTGGACTCCGGGAACACCTCCGCGGCGTCCATTCCCATGGCCCTCTCCAAGCTCGTGGAGCGGGGCGAGATCGAGAGCGGGGCGCCCGTCCTGCTCTTCGGTTTCGGCGGCAACCTCTCCTACGCCGGCCAGGTCATCCGCTGCCCGTGA
- the fdhD gene encoding formate dehydrogenase accessory sulfurtransferase FdhD, translating to MGRVTERRRTLRIREGAVSSRADTLVAEEPLEIRLNGKPLAITMRTPGDDFALAAGFLVSEGVIGAGSEVRSIVYCAGATADGVNTYNVVDVQLAPGVVVPDITLERNVYTTSSCGLCGKASLDAVRTTTRYPVADEPPVRVTPELLSALPDRLRAAQRVFDRTGGLHAAALFSEEGELVDVREDVGRHNAVDKLVGRALTDDRLPLSRSVLLVSGRASFELAQKAVMAGIPVLAAVSAPSSLAVDLAAESGLTLVGFLRGPSMNVYAGEHRIALEAPVTGE from the coding sequence ATGGGACGGGTCACCGAGCGACGCCGCACTCTCCGCATCCGGGAAGGAGCGGTGTCGAGCCGCGCCGACACGCTCGTCGCCGAGGAGCCGCTGGAGATCCGCCTCAACGGCAAGCCGCTCGCCATCACGATGCGCACTCCGGGCGACGATTTCGCACTGGCGGCCGGGTTCCTGGTCAGCGAGGGCGTCATCGGCGCCGGCTCCGAGGTCCGGTCGATCGTCTACTGCGCGGGGGCGACGGCGGACGGCGTCAACACGTACAACGTGGTGGACGTGCAGCTGGCGCCGGGCGTCGTGGTCCCCGACATCACCCTCGAACGCAATGTGTACACGACGTCCTCGTGCGGCCTCTGCGGCAAGGCCAGTCTCGACGCGGTACGGACGACGACCCGGTATCCGGTGGCCGACGAGCCTCCGGTACGGGTGACGCCCGAGCTGCTCTCGGCCCTGCCCGACCGACTGCGCGCGGCGCAGCGGGTTTTCGACCGGACCGGCGGGCTGCACGCGGCGGCCCTCTTCTCCGAGGAGGGCGAGCTCGTGGACGTCCGGGAGGACGTCGGCCGGCACAACGCGGTCGACAAGCTGGTCGGGCGGGCCCTGACGGACGACCGGCTGCCGCTGTCGCGGTCGGTCCTGCTGGTGTCCGGGCGGGCCTCGTTCGAGCTCGCGCAGAAGGCGGTGATGGCCGGGATTCCGGTTCTGGCCGCGGTGTCGGCACCCTCGTCGCTCGCCGTCGACCTGGCGGCCGAGAGCGGACTGACCCTGGTCGGTTTCCTGCGGGGGCCGTCGATGAACGTGTACGCGGGTGAGCACCGGATCGCGCTGGAGGCCCCGGTCACCGGAGAGTGA
- a CDS encoding bile acid:sodium symporter family protein, which produces MSPRTLRLPSWLPVDPYILALIGTVVVAALLPASGTAADVAGRTSTGAVAFLFFLYGTRLSTAEAMDGLRHWRLHLTVLCSTFVAFPLLGLASKGLVPFVLSPQLQSGFLFLCLVPSTIQSSIAFTSIARGNVPAAICAGSFSSIAGIVITPLLAALLLGGSAGGFSTDSLVKIVLQLLVPFLVGQLLRRWTSGFLGRHKKILGYVDRGSILLVVYTAFSEGMVAGIWHQVTPLRLVALLAAEAVLLAVMLLITWQGAKRLGFDRADRIAIQFAGSKKSLASGLPMASVLFGAHASLAVLPLMLFHQMQLMVCAVIAKRRSRDPEEPEAASGPASEAAVGGAAATAS; this is translated from the coding sequence ATGAGCCCCCGCACCTTGAGGCTGCCGTCCTGGCTGCCCGTCGACCCGTACATCCTGGCGCTCATCGGGACCGTCGTGGTCGCCGCGCTGCTCCCGGCGTCGGGCACCGCCGCCGATGTGGCGGGCCGCACCTCCACCGGTGCGGTCGCGTTCCTCTTCTTCCTCTACGGCACGCGCCTCTCCACGGCCGAGGCGATGGACGGCCTGCGCCACTGGCGGCTCCACCTGACCGTGCTGTGTTCCACCTTCGTGGCCTTCCCGCTGCTGGGGCTGGCGAGCAAGGGCCTCGTCCCCTTCGTGCTGAGCCCGCAGCTCCAGTCCGGTTTCCTCTTCCTCTGCCTGGTGCCGTCCACCATCCAGTCGTCGATCGCCTTCACCTCGATCGCACGCGGAAACGTTCCTGCGGCGATCTGCGCGGGCTCCTTCTCCAGCATCGCCGGGATCGTGATCACCCCGCTGCTCGCCGCCCTGCTGCTCGGCGGCTCCGCCGGAGGCTTCTCCACCGACTCCCTGGTGAAGATCGTCCTGCAGCTGCTCGTCCCCTTCCTGGTGGGACAGCTCCTGCGCCGCTGGACCAGCGGCTTCCTCGGACGCCACAAGAAGATCCTGGGCTACGTCGACCGGGGTTCCATTCTGCTCGTCGTCTACACCGCGTTCAGCGAGGGCATGGTCGCCGGCATCTGGCACCAGGTGACCCCGCTGCGGCTCGTCGCGCTGCTGGCCGCCGAGGCTGTCCTGCTGGCCGTCATGCTCCTGATCACCTGGCAGGGAGCGAAGCGGCTCGGCTTCGACCGCGCCGACCGGATCGCCATCCAGTTCGCCGGATCGAAGAAGAGCCTGGCCTCCGGGCTGCCGATGGCCAGCGTCCTGTTCGGCGCGCACGCGAGCCTCGCGGTCCTGCCGCTGATGCTCTTCCACCAGATGCAGCTGATGGTCTGCGCGGTCATCGCGAAGCGCCGCTCCCGTGACCCGGAGGAGCCGGAGGCAGCCTCGGGGCCCGCCTCCGAAGCGGCCGTCGGGGGCGCGGCGGCCACCGCGAGCTGA
- a CDS encoding LysR substrate-binding domain-containing protein has protein sequence MYDPAQLRTFLAVAQTLSFTRAARRLGVRQSTVSQHVRRLEEATGRQLFTRDTHRVDLTEDGEAMLGFAGTILRAHERASAFFAGTRLRGRLRFGASEDFVLTRLPEILEGFRKEHPEVELELTVELSGSLHQSLAAGRLDLVLAKRRAGDTHGELVGRDALTWIGAPHLRIDPERPLPLIVFPPPGITRARALDVLERHGRSWRLACTSTSLSGLVAAARAGLGVMAHTRGLIPPGLVQVPTRAGLPDLGDVDFVLLHGQGRGGSPEAADALAAAILAGGDRLHRGFGGPGETADREDRGATPLP, from the coding sequence ATGTACGACCCCGCACAGCTCCGCACCTTCCTGGCCGTCGCCCAGACCCTGAGCTTCACCCGGGCCGCGCGGCGGCTCGGAGTCCGGCAGTCCACGGTGAGCCAGCACGTCCGGCGACTGGAGGAGGCCACGGGCCGACAGCTGTTCACACGGGACACCCACCGGGTGGACCTCACGGAGGACGGCGAGGCGATGCTCGGCTTCGCCGGCACGATCCTGCGGGCGCACGAACGGGCCTCCGCCTTCTTCGCCGGGACCCGGCTGCGCGGACGACTGCGCTTCGGCGCTTCGGAGGACTTCGTACTGACCCGGCTGCCGGAGATCCTGGAGGGGTTCCGCAAGGAGCACCCGGAGGTCGAGCTGGAGCTGACGGTGGAACTGTCCGGCTCGCTCCACCAGTCGCTCGCCGCCGGCCGGCTCGACCTGGTGCTGGCCAAACGCCGGGCCGGGGACACCCACGGAGAGCTGGTCGGACGGGACGCTCTGACCTGGATCGGGGCGCCGCATCTGCGGATCGACCCGGAACGGCCGTTGCCGCTGATCGTCTTCCCACCGCCCGGCATCACCCGGGCCCGCGCGCTGGACGTGCTGGAACGACACGGCCGGTCCTGGCGGCTGGCGTGCACGAGTACCAGCCTGAGCGGGCTCGTCGCGGCGGCCCGCGCCGGGCTGGGCGTGATGGCGCACACCCGGGGACTCATCCCGCCGGGGCTGGTGCAGGTACCGACCCGGGCCGGACTGCCGGACCTCGGCGACGTCGACTTCGTCCTGCTGCACGGCCAGGGCCGGGGCGGCTCGCCGGAGGCGGCGGATGCCTTGGCCGCCGCGATCCTGGCGGGCGGAGACCGGTTGCACCGGGGCTTCGGCGGACCGGGAGAAACCGCCGACCGTGAGGACCGAGGCGCCACGCCCCTCCCCTGA